The Glycine soja cultivar W05 chromosome 4, ASM419377v2, whole genome shotgun sequence genomic sequence TGTGCCCCCCTTATATATTGTTGGAGCATTTATACCAGCAACTATGATTGCTGTGCTTTACTACTTTGATCACAGTGTTGCATCACAACTTGCTCAGCAAAAGGAGTTCAATCTAAGAAAACCCTCATCTTATCATTATGACTTGCTGCTCTTAGGATTTTTGGTAtgtaattcattaaaattaaaatacttgccCATTCAATTGTAATACCAGTGCAGTCAATGGCAATACATAACCTGTTTCTACTGCATCTACCAAATATTTCCTTTCTAATTCTTATTCATTGCTGACCAGACCATATTGTGTGGACTTATTGGAATCCCTCCTTCCAATGGTGTGATTCCACAATCTCCAATGCATACGAAGAGCTTGGCTACTCTAAAACATCAGGTAATATAATTCTTACTGACCTTTAAATACAATATATCTCAACTGTTAATCATGGATCCTTCTTtcctactctttttttttttttagtttgaaagAAAATGGTTTATTTTTCAGATTTCCCAGAATCTAACCATCTCATAGTTCTGCTTTGACTTCATTCAGATTTGTTAATTAATGATTATGTCTATCTTCAGTATTGTTTTTGTATCTTTACCTTGTCTGATTATACATGCCCCTAGTGGACAGTTATGTTTGGATGGAAGTGTTTGGAGGGGAACAGAGGAAAgttgtaatttttcattttcaaataaagATAATCataaaatgtttataaaaataaataaggagtGATTGGAAGGTTACATATaatctcttattttattatcatgttATAAAATTCTGAAATGACATTTTGCTATCTATAGTCAGACCATCCATTTTGTTTAGTCTTGTCTATTGCTAAGCTAATTGACTATCATATACATTTGTTTTGTTTGGAATAGCTTTTACGGAATAAGCTTGTATCTACTGCACGAAAAAGCATGCGGAGAAATGTTAATTTGAGCCAGTTATACCAAAATATGAAAGAAGCATATGATGAAATTCAGACTCCATTGGTTCCCCAAATGCCAACTACATTGGTAAATGTGCTCCCATGATTTCcaattgttttgaaatttgtgaTCTTCTTTCTCCTTATCCTTGGTTTGTTCATCAAGCAGGGGCTGAAAGAACTGAAGGAATCTACTATTGAACTGGCTTCAAGTCAAGGATATATTGATGCCCCTGTTGATGAGGTTGTCTTTGATGTGAATAAGGATGTGGATGACCTTTTGCCAGTTGAAGTTAAAGAACAGCGCCTCAGCAATCTACTGCAGGCATTGATGGTTGCGGCTTGTGTTGCTGCTATGCCCGTTTTGAAGAAGATACCAACTTCAGTGCTTTGGGGCTACTTTGCCTTCATGGCCATTGAAAGCTTGCCAGGAAATCAATTTTGGGAGAGAATATTGTATCTTTTCACTGCTCCAAGTCGAAGATACATGTATATGAAAGTTGAAAGTTCATTGTCAATTTTGTCATTGCCATAGTTCTAAGATTCCTAGATTTAAATACTATGTCCAAGAATTCTTCCTCTGTCTGTTTCTTAATTCTAGTGCACAAACAGCATGCATCATTTGTCTTTTGCTACtgattttttgtcaaaatttgtGGATGTTAAGTTGGTTATTGATTTCAATTAAGCATGTGATGACCCTTTTTGCTTTCCTACTTTTCTAGACTGTTGGAGGAATACCATGCCACCTTTGTTGAGACCGTGCCCTTCAAAACAATTGCCATGTTTACTGTGTTCCAGACAGTGTACTTGCTTCTCTGCTTCGGCATAACCTGGATACCAATTGCTGGGGTTCTTTTCCCATTGTTAATCATGCTTCTTGTCCCTGTACGGCAATATTTTCTTCCAAAGTTTTTCAAAGGTGCCCATCTTCAAGAGCTGGATGCAGCAGCATACGAGGAAGCACCTGCTATTGCTTTCAACATGTCCTTTGAAGTAAGTAGTTTGAACCATACTAGTTTAACTTTAACCAATATCAGATTGAGAAATGCTACTAACACACACTTTCCAACACACACACTCCTATTGGTTAACATTTATAGCAAACTGCAACAGGAGTGGGATCAATTTTTTGATTTCCATCACATTTCAACCCATAGTAGAGTGTTAAGAAGTGTATTACTAACATTTCTCATATCAGATTAGTATAAAAATGAGGAAGCATGCAGTCTTTTTGACTTATTTCAGTAAGGTCATTTTATTAAGCCTCAAAATCAAGCTTATTACTAAGTTTACATTCGATAAGAGCTCATTGAATAAGTTGCAAACAACACCTTTGAATACTTGTATCACATATCTGGCAAAGCTCATGTTCACTGTTTAATGCCTATAAACTTGTCAGGGTCCAAGTAGCCAGGCACCAACAATCAATATCAGCGGTGGGGAAATTCTTGATGAAGTTATTACGAGGAGTCGTGGTGAGTTTCGCCGCACTCAAAGCCCCAAAACAACAAGTTCAACTCCAACTTCAACAGGAGATATAAGACCAGCCAATAGCCCTCAGTTAGCAAGGAGGATTCCCAGCCCTCGAGTAACTGAATTGAGAGGGGAAAGCAGCCTCAGACCAACCGGGAAGGAGATCAAGTTAATGCAAACACCTAGTCCACGGTCACCAGGTCTTGGAAAAGTTACCAAAGATTTGCCTTGAACCTATTGTTAGAATTGAACTAAGTGGTGCTCTAGAGGTCATGAACTTGGTTTTATGATAAATTGTTGTATTCTCAATGTCTCCCTTTTCTTTATACCAGTGTTTGTTGTTTGATTGCAACATTCTTAGCAATATAAAATGGGCAGGGATACTATTGGATGTTGTAGTAATGTTGCTGTCTTGAATTTTGGTTTGATGTGGTTCAGGTGCtcttataaaatcaataaagCGGTTTGCAAACTGGAAAAAGATCctctaaagtaatttttttactaaaaaaaattaagtatggATATATCTATCTACCTTTAAATTTTAGTGGGTTGAAATCATGATGCACTAtaca encodes the following:
- the LOC114409832 gene encoding probable boron transporter 2 isoform X2, with the translated sequence MYTFMYNFAKDRQDLGHKLFLPWTGWVCVWTALLLFLLAVLGACSIINRFTRLAGELFGLLIAMLFMQQAIKGLVEEFGAPKNQREGTNQIALQSSWLFGNGMFALVLSFGLLFTGLQSRKARSWRYGSGWLRGFIADYGVPLMVLIWTAVSYIPVNEVPRGIPRRLFSPNPWSPGAYSNWTVVKEMLNVPPLYIVGAFIPATMIAVLYYFDHSVASQLAQQKEFNLRKPSSYHYDLLLLGFLTILCGLIGIPPSNGVIPQSPMHTKSLATLKHQLLRNKLVSTARKSMRRNVNLSQLYQNMKEAYDEIQTPLVPQMPTTLGLKELKESTIELASSQGYIDAPVDEVVFDVNKDVDDLLPVEVKEQRLSNLLQALMVAACVAAMPVLKKIPTSVLWGYFAFMAIESLPGNQFWERILYLFTAPSRRYILLEEYHATFVETVPFKTIAMFTVFQTVYLLLCFGITWIPIAGVLFPLLIMLLVPVRQYFLPKFFKGAHLQELDAAAYEEAPAIAFNMSFEGPSSQAPTINISGGEILDEVITRSRGEFRRTQSPKTTSSTPTSTGDIRPANSPQLARRIPSPRVTELRGESSLRPTGKEIKLMQTPSPRSPGLGKVTKDLP
- the LOC114409832 gene encoding boron transporter 1-like isoform X1 — encoded protein: MEETFVPLRGIKNDLKARIPCYRQDWTSGFQAGIRILAPTTYIFFASAIPVISFGEQLERNTDGSLTAVQTLASTALCGIIHSIIGGQPLLILGVAEPTVLMYTFMYNFAKDRQDLGHKLFLPWTGWVCVWTALLLFLLAVLGACSIINRFTRLAGELFGLLIAMLFMQQAIKGLVEEFGAPKNQREGTNQIALQSSWLFGNGMFALVLSFGLLFTGLQSRKARSWRYGSGWLRGFIADYGVPLMVLIWTAVSYIPVNEVPRGIPRRLFSPNPWSPGAYSNWTVVKEMLNVPPLYIVGAFIPATMIAVLYYFDHSVASQLAQQKEFNLRKPSSYHYDLLLLGFLTILCGLIGIPPSNGVIPQSPMHTKSLATLKHQLLRNKLVSTARKSMRRNVNLSQLYQNMKEAYDEIQTPLVPQMPTTLGLKELKESTIELASSQGYIDAPVDEVVFDVNKDVDDLLPVEVKEQRLSNLLQALMVAACVAAMPVLKKIPTSVLWGYFAFMAIESLPGNQFWERILYLFTAPSRRYILLEEYHATFVETVPFKTIAMFTVFQTVYLLLCFGITWIPIAGVLFPLLIMLLVPVRQYFLPKFFKGAHLQELDAAAYEEAPAIAFNMSFEGPSSQAPTINISGGEILDEVITRSRGEFRRTQSPKTTSSTPTSTGDIRPANSPQLARRIPSPRVTELRGESSLRPTGKEIKLMQTPSPRSPGLGKVTKDLP